Proteins from a genomic interval of Clostridium sp. AN503:
- a CDS encoding LysR family transcriptional regulator has translation MDITAIKYFLCLAECLNFSEAAERNYISQSSFSKTIIKLEKEIGVKLVDRKHHPIALTKGGECFYRHFKAMEPVYRGAMDDLMRYSDNEEISVLICPKSYAFKDALNDFVINTAGASVRFMETTNYREIIETMLSGDYTFSISSRPLIVPPQLKVTELYDDSLYLAVPRDSVFAGKKMVSLTELDGEVLVESSFSKCLVEELMEQFPFRPRRIIPDDGTEMRREEMFHRVMVGVGASINPGRDITAFRGSNIVCVPIKEMLEFPVVLLEQAGEPDSLVKQHFRSWMRKNLEGYVYSKLESLETTET, from the coding sequence ATGGATATTACTGCAATTAAGTATTTTTTATGTCTGGCAGAGTGCTTGAATTTTTCGGAGGCGGCAGAGCGGAATTATATCTCTCAGTCCTCATTCTCAAAAACCATCATAAAATTGGAGAAAGAGATCGGCGTAAAGCTGGTGGACCGGAAACATCATCCGATCGCTTTGACCAAGGGCGGGGAGTGCTTTTACCGGCATTTTAAAGCCATGGAGCCTGTGTATAGAGGAGCCATGGACGACCTGATGCGTTATTCGGACAACGAGGAGATCAGTGTGCTCATCTGTCCCAAATCTTACGCTTTTAAAGATGCGCTGAACGATTTTGTCATCAATACGGCAGGTGCCAGCGTTCGTTTTATGGAGACAACGAACTACAGGGAGATCATAGAAACCATGCTTTCAGGCGATTATACGTTCAGCATCAGTTCCCGTCCGCTGATCGTCCCTCCCCAGCTTAAGGTCACGGAATTGTATGACGACTCCCTTTATCTGGCTGTGCCCAGGGATTCTGTATTTGCGGGTAAGAAGATGGTCTCTTTGACAGAGCTGGATGGGGAAGTTCTGGTAGAAAGCAGCTTTTCCAAATGTCTTGTGGAAGAACTGATGGAACAGTTCCCATTCCGTCCCCGTCGGATCATACCGGACGACGGGACGGAAATGCGGCGGGAAGAGATGTTCCACAGGGTTATGGTAGGCGTGGGTGCCAGTATCAATCCGGGCAGAGATATTACCGCCTTTCGGGGAAGTAATATCGTCTGCGTACCGATCAAAGAAATGCTGGAATTCCCGGTGGTCCTGCTTGAGCAGGCAGGAGAACCGGATTCGCTGGTGAAACAGCATTTCCGCAGCTGGATGAGAAAAAATCTGGAGGGGTATGTTTACAGCAAACTGGAATCCCTGGAGACTACTGAAACGTAA
- a CDS encoding FeoA family protein → MPLTMMPAGEVSRIHRVGGNDETRRFLENLGFVSGTEITVISAIGGNVIVNVKDSRVAVNEDMARHIMV, encoded by the coding sequence ATGCCGCTTACAATGATGCCGGCCGGAGAGGTGAGCAGGATTCACAGAGTTGGTGGAAACGACGAGACCAGGAGATTCCTTGAAAATCTGGGATTTGTTTCCGGAACGGAGATTACAGTCATATCAGCGATCGGAGGGAACGTGATCGTGAACGTTAAGGACTCCAGGGTCGCGGTCAATGAGGATATGGCGCGGCACATTATGGTTTAG
- the feoB gene encoding ferrous iron transport protein B: MAIKIALAGNPNCGKTTMFNALTGANQYVGNWPGVTVEKKEGRLKSKGKHEDVIVTDLPGIYSLSPYTLEEVVSRDYLLKEDPDVIVNLVDATNIERNLYLTTQLVETGIPVVIALNMTDLLEKREIRIDTERLSMLMGCPVIETSALKQTGLDRLIDEAVVVAKKRTADVPGEIFSKEMERAIAEIQDALPSELAENQKRWYAVKLLENDSKVVESIQLSGAGRTAVEKVRKALEQQRDDDMESIVTDERYRYIQKIVSTSVKKGKNKMTVSDKIDQVVTNRILGIPIFVAVMFVVYYISVTTIGTLVTDWTNDTFVGAVQGVVGDFLVSVGTSDVIQSLVVDGVIGGVGAVLGFVPQMAILFLFLSILEDCGYMVRIAFVMDRVFRHFGLSGKSFIPLLISSGCGIPGIMASRTIEQDNDRRLTIMTATFIPCGAKLPVIALMGGVMAGYATGSYEAGGLIAPAMYFIGIAAVLVSAIMLKKTKPFSGKPAPFVMELPQYHLPSVKTVLLHVWERLKGFIIKAGTILFLACVVMWFLGGFGFTEGGFGIVEDSADSLLALVGGAIAPLFAPLGFGGWQPVAASLSGFTAKEAIVSTMGVLANVAGDTEDAVTVAQAVQMWFPTTLAAFSFLLFNMLDSPCLAAIATMAQQLQSRKWFWFAILFQNIFAYMVCLSVYQIGSFVMGGAFGLGTVAGIAVALVILFMLFRPDPYKDQKTSYRSSVQAAS, from the coding sequence ATGGCGATAAAGATTGCACTTGCCGGAAACCCGAACTGTGGAAAGACCACAATGTTCAATGCGCTGACCGGGGCAAACCAGTATGTTGGAAACTGGCCGGGGGTTACCGTAGAGAAAAAAGAAGGAAGGTTAAAGTCAAAAGGGAAACATGAGGACGTCATCGTGACGGACCTGCCGGGAATTTACTCCCTTTCTCCGTACACATTGGAGGAAGTGGTAAGCCGTGATTACCTCCTGAAGGAGGATCCGGATGTGATCGTGAACCTGGTGGATGCGACGAATATCGAGAGGAACTTATACTTGACCACCCAGCTGGTTGAGACCGGGATCCCGGTTGTGATCGCTCTGAATATGACGGACCTTCTGGAAAAGAGAGAGATCAGGATCGATACGGAGCGCTTATCCATGCTTATGGGCTGTCCGGTCATCGAGACATCTGCTCTGAAGCAGACAGGTCTTGACCGGCTGATCGACGAGGCTGTGGTTGTTGCAAAGAAGCGCACTGCCGACGTACCGGGGGAGATTTTTTCAAAGGAGATGGAGCGCGCAATCGCTGAAATACAGGATGCGTTGCCGTCAGAGCTTGCAGAGAACCAGAAAAGGTGGTATGCTGTTAAGTTACTGGAGAACGACAGCAAAGTGGTGGAGAGCATACAGCTTTCCGGTGCTGGAAGGACTGCTGTGGAAAAGGTGAGAAAAGCACTGGAGCAGCAGCGCGATGATGATATGGAAAGTATTGTAACCGATGAGCGTTACCGATATATCCAGAAGATCGTCTCCACTTCCGTGAAAAAAGGAAAAAACAAGATGACGGTCTCCGATAAGATCGATCAGGTGGTGACCAACCGGATCCTGGGAATCCCGATCTTTGTGGCCGTGATGTTTGTGGTTTATTACATATCTGTTACTACCATCGGTACTCTTGTGACTGACTGGACCAACGACACCTTTGTGGGGGCGGTCCAGGGAGTTGTGGGTGATTTCCTTGTGAGCGTGGGTACCAGCGATGTGATCCAGAGCCTTGTGGTGGATGGTGTGATCGGCGGTGTTGGAGCGGTGCTGGGCTTTGTGCCTCAGATGGCGATCCTGTTTTTATTCCTCTCCATCCTGGAGGACTGCGGCTACATGGTGCGTATCGCATTTGTTATGGACCGCGTATTCCGCCATTTCGGGCTTTCCGGAAAGAGCTTTATCCCGCTGCTGATCTCTTCCGGCTGCGGTATTCCCGGGATCATGGCGTCCAGGACGATCGAGCAGGACAACGACAGACGCCTTACGATCATGACGGCTACGTTTATCCCCTGCGGCGCGAAGCTGCCGGTCATCGCTCTGATGGGCGGCGTTATGGCGGGTTACGCTACGGGGAGCTATGAGGCAGGCGGTTTGATCGCCCCGGCCATGTATTTTATCGGGATTGCGGCAGTTCTGGTTTCTGCGATCATGCTGAAGAAAACAAAACCGTTTTCCGGCAAACCGGCCCCGTTTGTCATGGAGCTTCCGCAGTACCATCTTCCGTCTGTAAAGACCGTGCTTCTGCATGTGTGGGAGAGGCTGAAAGGGTTTATCATTAAGGCAGGTACGATCCTGTTCCTGGCCTGTGTCGTTATGTGGTTCCTGGGCGGTTTCGGGTTTACTGAGGGCGGCTTCGGTATCGTGGAGGACAGTGCAGATAGTCTGCTGGCATTAGTCGGCGGCGCGATTGCGCCTCTGTTTGCACCCCTGGGATTTGGCGGATGGCAGCCTGTGGCAGCCTCCCTGTCCGGTTTTACGGCAAAAGAAGCGATCGTGTCGACCATGGGCGTGCTTGCCAATGTGGCAGGTGACACCGAGGATGCGGTAACCGTTGCTCAGGCGGTACAGATGTGGTTCCCGACCACTCTGGCGGCATTTTCCTTCCTTCTGTTCAACATGCTGGATTCACCGTGTCTTGCGGCGATCGCTACCATGGCACAGCAGCTTCAGTCCAGAAAATGGTTTTGGTTTGCGATCCTGTTCCAGAACATCTTTGCATACATGGTATGCTTAAGTGTATACCAGATCGGTTCCTTTGTAATGGGAGGTGCATTTGGACTGGGTACTGTTGCGGGGATCGCGGTGGCGCTGGTGATTCTGTTCATGCTGTTCAGGCCAGATCCATATAAGGATCAGAAAACTTCTTACAGGAGTTCTGTTCAGGCAGCGTCTTAG
- a CDS encoding InlB B-repeat-containing protein, translating into MKVLGIKQSWRQWIAAILVVVISVMTPFQTVAEHGNSFQAVNDVEEDEILLVDDRAFGNVWQGHTPSDSELDEEEDWGHSTPSDAESEDDMELSTPSDSELGEDIELERSTPSDINLMSADNLYCVKFYVDSELWDVQDVERGGRAQEPDRPSKDGYTFVGWSADYTNVARHLSARAQFVKGTYETHRVTFIDYDGSWLANAQYVINGQDASRPSSPKRDGYTFVGWDNQRFCIKKDTVITAQYQKGDLKTYFLQYKGRCPDKDGSYNLLKEEWVVEGQDGSPPESEVIPGYTFCRWPDSEFYTNVRRDYTIHGKYYTGDVETYKVEFVDYDGRMLYAPQQIACGQDASRPSSPKRDGYTFVGWDNQRFCIKKDTVITAQYQKGDLKTYFLQYKGRCPDKDGYFNLLKEEWVVEGQDGSPPESEVIPGYTFCGWPDSEYYTNVQEDYTIRGEYYAGDVETYKVEFVDYDGRMLYAPQQIARGQDASRPSSPKRDGYTFVGWDNQRFCIKKDTVITAQYQKGDLKTYFLQYKGRCPDKDGYFNLLKEEWVVEGQDGSPPESEVIPGYTFCRWPDSEYYTNVQEDYTIRGEYYAGDVETYKVEFVDYDGRMLYAPQQIARGQDASRPSSPKRDGYTFVGWDNQRFCIKKDTVITAQYQKGDLKTYFLQYKGRCPDKDGFYNLLKEEWVVEGQDGSPPESELIPGYTFCRWPDSEFYTNVRRNYTIFGKYYTGDVETYKVEFVDYDGRMLYAPQYITEGAEPDVPKNPTRDGYTFTGWDKTFYQITAPIKIRAVYIPGTHNTHKVKFYGKITGVQSWVVLKEAQVPTGYDASAPIPPVYAGYVFTGWDSSYTNIQSNKYIYASYQSEDSVTGTNKLRIYKTLLSKLDLSDELEDALIQLGEYLANADNDGPTSRSLVVSGELIVLIATLIYSCGVYLARPLFKSIANCITTCFGHVADAVVDAIEAELEVLINEGESEAIAIGLGDIAGQYGLFECKEAADAMAEYLRKQKQEFKFITMKYPAYSSGYIISFTREALFGINSEESIISKNGYHYGIEYYGIVYCNVHPLGLPRAVWEADFWGDGQAERTITPP; encoded by the coding sequence ATGAAGGTACTGGGAATAAAACAAAGCTGGAGGCAATGGATAGCCGCCATACTGGTTGTGGTGATATCCGTCATGACCCCGTTTCAGACTGTGGCGGAGCATGGAAACAGCTTCCAGGCGGTTAATGATGTTGAGGAAGATGAAATCTTACTGGTCGATGACAGGGCGTTTGGCAATGTCTGGCAGGGCCATACTCCCTCTGATTCAGAGTTGGATGAGGAGGAGGATTGGGGGCATAGTACACCTTCTGATGCTGAATCAGAGGACGATATGGAACTTAGTACGCCCTCCGATTCCGAACTGGGAGAGGACATAGAACTGGAACGAAGTACACCGTCTGATATCAATCTGATGAGTGCAGATAACTTATATTGCGTCAAGTTTTATGTGGATTCAGAACTATGGGATGTGCAGGATGTTGAACGGGGCGGGCGGGCCCAGGAACCAGATCGTCCTTCAAAGGATGGCTATACTTTTGTAGGATGGAGCGCTGATTATACCAATGTAGCCAGGCATTTATCGGCAAGAGCTCAGTTTGTAAAAGGAACTTATGAGACACATAGAGTAACTTTTATTGATTATGACGGAAGCTGGTTAGCGAATGCACAGTATGTCATTAATGGACAGGATGCCTCTCGTCCAAGCAGCCCCAAACGGGATGGATATACATTTGTGGGCTGGGATAACCAGCGATTCTGTATTAAAAAGGATACTGTTATCACAGCACAATACCAGAAAGGGGACCTGAAAACCTATTTTCTTCAATACAAGGGCCGCTGTCCAGATAAAGACGGATCTTATAATCTTTTGAAAGAGGAATGGGTAGTGGAGGGGCAGGATGGTTCCCCACCGGAGTCGGAAGTGATACCTGGCTATACGTTTTGCCGCTGGCCTGATTCTGAATTCTACACGAATGTTCGGAGAGACTATACAATCCACGGTAAATATTATACTGGAGATGTTGAAACCTATAAAGTGGAGTTTGTCGACTACGACGGCCGCATGTTGTACGCCCCTCAGCAGATAGCCTGCGGACAGGATGCCTCTCGTCCAAGCAGCCCCAAACGGGATGGATATACGTTTGTAGGCTGGGATAACCAGCGATTCTGTATTAAAAAGGATACTGTTATCACAGCACAATACCAGAAAGGAGACCTGAAAACCTATTTTCTTCAATACAAGGGCCGTTGTCCAGATAAAGACGGATATTTTAATCTTTTGAAAGAGGAATGGGTAGTGGAGGGACAGGACGGTTCCCCACCGGAGTCGGAAGTGATACCTGGCTATACTTTTTGCGGCTGGCCTGATTCAGAATACTATACAAATGTCCAGGAGGACTATACAATCCGTGGTGAATATTATGCTGGAGATGTTGAAACCTATAAAGTAGAGTTTGTCGACTACGACGGCCGCATGTTGTACGCCCCTCAGCAGATAGCCCGCGGACAGGACGCCTCTCGTCCAAGCAGCCCCAAACGGGATGGATACACGTTTGTGGGCTGGGATAACCAGCGATTCTGTATTAAAAAGGATACTGTTATCACAGCACAATACCAGAAAGGAGACCTGAAAACCTATTTTCTTCAATACAAGGGCCGTTGTCCAGATAAAGACGGATATTTTAATCTTTTGAAAGAGGAATGGGTAGTGGAGGGACAGGACGGTTCCCCGCCTGAGTCGGAAGTAATACCTGGCTATACGTTTTGCCGCTGGCCTGATTCTGAATACTATACAAATGTCCAGGAGGACTATACAATCCGTGGTGAATATTATGCTGGAGATGTTGAAACCTATAAAGTGGAGTTTGTCGACTACGACGGTCGCATGTTGTACGCCCCTCAGCAGATAGCCCGCGGACAGGACGCCTCTCGTCCAAGCAGCCCCAAACGGGATGGATACACGTTTGTGGGCTGGGATAACCAGCGATTCTGTATTAAAAAGGATACTGTTATCACAGCACAATACCAGAAAGGGGACCTGAAAACCTATTTTCTTCAATACAAAGGCCGCTGTCCAGACAAAGACGGATTTTATAATCTTTTGAAAGAGGAATGGGTAGTTGAGGGACAGGACGGTTCCCCACCGGAGTCGGAGTTAATACCTGGCTATACGTTTTGCCGTTGGCCCGATTCTGAATTCTACACGAATGTTCGGAGAAACTATACAATCTTCGGTAAATATTACACTGGAGATGTAGAAACCTATAAAGTGGAGTTTGTCGACTATGATGGGCGCATGCTGTATGCCCCTCAATATATAACAGAAGGAGCTGAACCGGACGTTCCCAAAAATCCAACAAGGGATGGGTATACATTCACCGGATGGGATAAAACATTCTACCAGATAACAGCCCCAATAAAGATTCGGGCAGTGTATATACCGGGGACACATAATACCCATAAGGTTAAGTTTTATGGTAAAATAACAGGGGTGCAATCATGGGTAGTACTAAAAGAAGCACAGGTTCCAACCGGATATGATGCCTCTGCTCCCATTCCTCCAGTATATGCAGGTTATGTATTTACGGGATGGGACAGCAGCTATACAAATATCCAGTCCAACAAATACATTTATGCAAGTTACCAATCAGAAGATTCCGTAACCGGAACAAACAAGCTTAGGATATATAAAACCCTGCTGTCAAAATTAGACTTATCGGACGAGCTTGAAGATGCCCTAATTCAGTTAGGCGAATATCTGGCAAACGCTGATAATGACGGACCGACCTCCAGGTCACTTGTGGTCAGCGGTGAATTAATTGTACTTATTGCTACGCTTATATACTCATGTGGAGTGTATCTGGCCAGGCCTCTGTTCAAAAGTATAGCGAATTGCATCACTACGTGCTTTGGACATGTTGCTGACGCGGTTGTGGATGCGATAGAGGCTGAACTTGAAGTGCTTATAAACGAGGGGGAATCTGAGGCTATAGCCATTGGCTTGGGAGATATTGCAGGACAATATGGTCTTTTTGAATGTAAAGAAGCGGCTGATGCCATGGCTGAGTACTTGAGAAAACAGAAACAGGAATTTAAATTTATTACGATGAAATATCCAGCCTATTCAAGTGGTTATATTATTTCTTTCACTAGAGAAGCACTTTTTGGCATTAATAGTGAAGAGTCTATAATAAGCAAAAATGGCTATCATTATGGTATTGAATATTACGGAATAGTTTATTGTAATGTTCACCCATTGGGTTTGCCAAGAGCGGTATGGGAGGCTGATTTCTGGGGAGATGGGCAGGCCGAAAGAACAATTACACCACCTTAA
- a CDS encoding heavy-metal-associated domain-containing protein has translation MANVIVLLLVVMLLALALKGTIKHFKGEGPCCGGGACGLPPTAEKKLEQPVMEKMTIHVSGMHCQNCVNTLTRAIDRIDGASARVSLSRQQAVVSCDRKIGESSLRKAVEDAGYQVVSIESQ, from the coding sequence GTGGCAAATGTGATTGTATTGCTTTTGGTTGTCATGCTTTTAGCGCTTGCGCTGAAAGGCACGATAAAGCATTTTAAGGGAGAAGGCCCCTGCTGCGGCGGAGGGGCCTGCGGCCTGCCTCCCACAGCGGAAAAGAAGCTGGAGCAGCCCGTTATGGAGAAGATGACGATCCATGTATCCGGCATGCACTGCCAGAATTGTGTGAATACCCTTACAAGAGCTATTGACAGGATTGACGGAGCATCCGCCAGAGTCAGTCTGAGCCGGCAACAGGCAGTTGTTTCCTGTGACCGGAAGATCGGCGAGAGTAGCCTGCGCAAAGCAGTGGAGGATGCCGGATATCAGGTGGTTTCCATAGAATCCCAGTAA
- a CDS encoding transcriptional repressor produces the protein MSVEAKKGFIIQELKKNGCRITSQRQLLIDIILQDECSCCKEIYYSAAKLDPTIGMATVYRMVKTLEDAGLIKRKNMYRIDCESAAASA, from the coding sequence ATGTCTGTTGAGGCAAAAAAAGGATTTATTATACAGGAACTGAAAAAGAACGGATGCAGGATCACCAGTCAGAGACAGCTTTTGATCGATATTATTCTTCAGGATGAATGCAGCTGTTGTAAGGAGATCTATTACAGCGCGGCCAAGCTCGATCCGACCATTGGTATGGCAACGGTTTACCGCATGGTGAAGACCCTTGAGGATGCCGGGCTGATAAAGCGGAAAAATATGTACCGCATTGATTGTGAGAGTGCAGCCGCCAGTGCATAG
- a CDS encoding FeoB-associated Cys-rich membrane protein yields the protein MIVDIVIAALIFGYCAYVIYRQRKDRQAGGCTGCCGSCGGCSHACTPTHGVPAHGAADGKRS from the coding sequence ATGATAGTAGATATTGTGATTGCAGCCCTGATATTCGGGTACTGTGCATATGTGATCTACCGACAGCGCAAAGACCGTCAGGCGGGCGGATGTACCGGCTGCTGCGGCAGCTGCGGAGGCTGCAGCCATGCCTGTACGCCAACACATGGAGTGCCGGCACATGGCGCAGCTGACGGAAAAAGGAGCTGA
- a CDS encoding ferrous iron transport protein A: MTLGDAEVGSTVMVKKITGDGAYKRRIMDMGITKGSELYIRKLAPLGDPVEITVRGYELSLRKNDAQCVEVE, translated from the coding sequence ATGACGTTAGGTGATGCAGAGGTTGGAAGCACCGTTATGGTAAAGAAGATCACAGGTGACGGCGCGTACAAGCGGCGGATTATGGATATGGGGATCACGAAGGGAAGCGAGCTTTATATCAGGAAGCTGGCGCCGCTTGGCGATCCGGTGGAGATCACCGTGAGGGGGTATGAGCTTTCTTTGAGAAAGAACGACGCTCAGTGTGTGGAAGTGGAGTAA
- a CDS encoding cellulase family glycosylhydrolase, whose translation MDIYSNERVSGFLHADGRRMCNGNGEEILLRGWGAGNWTNPEGFLCGDYPRPWSGKDPHQVPERFDRARTIESSIRLLCGSKYAREFWPKWYHNHLGEADIKAMAQYGYNSIRLPLNARVFLPEESEIQWNEDGFEMLTTVLDWCEKYRLYAILDMHTAPGGQSGIRCDDGLEYFPRFFLEEESMERTMLLWEEIARRYKDRWIVGGYDLLNEPLASSDSLYLMPRLSTFYDQLIERIRAIDKNHMLTLEGAQAATNTEIFDHNFDPACNNWCIHIHYYGLSPERRSLFRYLEPGLRLNVPVWMGEGGGPYQDIAALLEAADCLGIGFNLWSWKVSTLPDGSLRRDPVQYRLPRNWDTILACLNEGAPRPSYTECQAIFDEMLENMKFENCILSPEQHAYILRKPGRQVPAAAYDSAPHSFYGGWDYGNVFDYRTEDRIKLVLKDGKLPPRRSMAFDPSPAPVQRPLENLLLELNTGEYVSYTVFDVREKCRVYLTLRAAEPSSIQISNGNGGYMVQIPGSGSFKEIESLSLPVSRRHCIKIEILSGRIQIDHITFQ comes from the coding sequence ATGGATATATATTCCAATGAACGTGTTTCTGGTTTTCTGCACGCCGACGGGCGCAGGATGTGTAATGGAAATGGAGAAGAGATCCTGCTGCGGGGCTGGGGAGCCGGAAACTGGACCAATCCGGAGGGGTTTTTGTGCGGGGACTATCCGCGCCCCTGGTCAGGTAAAGATCCCCACCAGGTACCGGAGCGCTTTGACCGGGCCCGGACCATAGAAAGCAGCATCCGCCTGCTGTGCGGCAGTAAATATGCACGTGAATTTTGGCCCAAATGGTATCATAACCATCTGGGAGAAGCCGATATCAAAGCGATGGCACAATACGGATATAATTCCATCCGTCTCCCCTTAAATGCCAGGGTATTCCTTCCGGAGGAATCAGAGATCCAATGGAATGAGGATGGCTTTGAGATGCTGACAACGGTCCTGGACTGGTGCGAAAAATACCGGCTCTATGCAATACTCGATATGCACACAGCGCCGGGAGGACAATCCGGTATCCGGTGCGATGACGGCCTGGAATACTTCCCCCGTTTTTTTCTTGAGGAAGAGAGCATGGAACGCACAATGCTTTTATGGGAAGAAATCGCAAGACGTTACAAAGACCGGTGGATCGTGGGCGGCTACGATCTGCTCAACGAGCCGCTGGCATCATCAGACTCCCTGTACCTGATGCCCAGGCTGTCCACTTTCTACGACCAGCTGATAGAACGGATCCGCGCTATTGACAAAAACCACATGCTCACCTTAGAAGGCGCACAGGCTGCCACCAACACCGAAATATTTGACCACAATTTTGACCCGGCATGCAATAACTGGTGCATCCATATCCATTATTATGGTCTTTCTCCGGAACGCCGTTCTCTGTTCCGGTATCTGGAGCCAGGCCTCCGGCTCAATGTTCCGGTCTGGATGGGCGAAGGCGGCGGGCCTTATCAGGACATCGCCGCACTGCTGGAGGCAGCAGACTGCCTGGGCATCGGTTTTAACCTCTGGAGCTGGAAGGTATCCACGCTTCCGGATGGATCGCTCCGGCGGGACCCGGTACAGTACCGGCTCCCCAGAAACTGGGACACCATACTGGCCTGCTTAAACGAGGGCGCCCCCCGTCCATCTTATACAGAATGCCAGGCTATCTTTGACGAAATGCTGGAGAACATGAAATTTGAAAACTGCATCCTGTCCCCCGAGCAGCACGCGTACATCCTTCGGAAACCCGGAAGGCAGGTGCCTGCCGCCGCTTACGATTCCGCCCCCCACTCTTTCTATGGAGGGTGGGATTATGGAAATGTATTTGATTACCGAACGGAAGACCGGATCAAGCTGGTATTAAAAGACGGGAAGCTCCCACCCCGCCGCTCCATGGCCTTCGATCCTTCCCCCGCTCCTGTACAAAGGCCATTGGAAAACCTGCTTTTGGAATTGAATACCGGCGAGTACGTCTCCTATACCGTTTTTGATGTGAGAGAGAAATGCAGAGTGTATCTGACTCTGCGCGCAGCAGAACCTTCTTCCATTCAGATCAGCAACGGCAATGGCGGTTATATGGTGCAGATCCCAGGCAGCGGCAGTTTTAAGGAAATCGAAAGCCTGTCCCTGCCGGTCAGCCGGCGGCACTGTATTAAGATTGAGATCCTCTCCGGCCGCATTCAGATTGACCACATTACGTTTCAGTAG